The following coding sequences are from one Scomber japonicus isolate fScoJap1 chromosome 3, fScoJap1.pri, whole genome shotgun sequence window:
- the LOC128354912 gene encoding uncharacterized protein LOC128354912, which produces MKTLCVVIVVLSFTSVCQPASLACQKLLKPAETIPVLTGRWHGIAFSSELCVLPKLVNAVLWPSLALDVTAKDTANVYDVNIKMNSHGYCANQSETYFTRNNHIFDVDTNNLPVGDPHVMLQTGCPDCIVVKTSDAVQVIEFYSRRSTVTADEMREFETQTECLGWKRPEILKSAHDYDTCKIIDDDTDMDNPEITSIINERLEKAKEEIVSCVAEFIIYILVKFFEGIISG; this is translated from the exons ATGAAGACTttgtgtgttgttattgttgtgttgaGTTTCACCTCAGTGTGTCAGCCTGCATCACTGGCCTGTCAGAAGCTGCTGAAACCAGCGGAAACAATTCCAGTT TTGACTGGGAGATGGCACGGCATAGCCTTTTCCTCTGAACTCTGTGTGCTTCCCAAATTAGTGAACGCTGTTCTTTGGCCAAGTCTTGCATTGGACGTTACTGCTAAAGACACGGCAAACGTTTatgatgtcaacattaaaatgaactc GCACGGATATTGCGCCAATCAATCTGAAACATATTTCACTCGGAACAACCACATTTTTGATGTTGACACCAACA ATCTCCCAGTTGGTGACCCACATGTAATGCTGCAAACTGGCTGTCCTGACTGCATCGTTGTAAAGACGAGTGATGCAGTTCAAGTGATTGAATTCTACA GTAGGCGAAGCACTGTCACTGCTGACGAGATGAGGGAGtttgagacacagacagagtgtCTTGGCTGGAAGAGACCAGAAATATTAAAGTCAGCTCACG ACTATGACACCTGCAAGATCATTGATGACGATACTGATATGGATAATCCGGAAATAACTTCTATAATTAATGAGAGGTTGGAAAAGGCGAAAGAAGAGATCGTTAGTTGTGTTGCAgagtttatcatttatattcttgtTAAATTTTTTGAAGGAATCATCTCTGGCTAG
- the LOC128354910 gene encoding uncharacterized protein LOC128354910, with protein MKTLCVVIVVLSFTSVCQPASLACQKLLKPAETIPVLTGRWHAIAFSSEICGMNEFWGYVIWPSIALDVTAKDTANIYDVNIKMNMHGHCSNQSQTYFTRNNHIFDVDSNNLPVGDPHVMVQTGCPDCIVLKRNVTTIVLYSRRSTVTADEMKEFETQIECLGWKRPEVLKSAHDYDTCKIIDDDTDWNQLQLGVVINERMKNAKEATKCFEEFLGQVISAILEAIFARLPWMQKQ; from the exons ATGAAGACTttgtgtgttgttattgttgtgctGAGTTTCACCTCAGTGTGTCAGCCTGCATCACTGGCCTGTCAGAAGCTGCTGAAACCAGCGGAAACAATTCCAGTT TTGACTGGGAGATGGCATGCCATAGCCTTTTCCTCTGAAATCTGTGGCATGAACGAATTTTGGGGCTATGTTATTTGGCCAAGTATTGCATTGGACGTTACTGCTAAAGACACAGCAAACATTTatgatgtcaacattaaaatgaacat GCACGGACATTGCAGCAATCAATCACAAACGTATTTCACTCGGAACAACCACATTTTTGATGTTGACAGCAACA ATCTCCCAGTTGGTGACCCACATGTAATGGTGCAAACTGGCTGTCCTGACTGCATTGTGTTGAAGAGAAATGTCACAACTATTGTACTCTACA GTAGGCGAAGCACTGTCACTGCTGACGAGATGAAGGAGTTTGAGACACAGATAGAGTGTCTTGGCTGGAAGAGACCGGAAGTATTAAAGTCAGCTCACG ACTATGACACCTGCAAGATCATTGATGACGATACTGATTGGAATCAACTGCAATTAGGTGTTGTAATTAATGAGAGgatgaaaaatgcaaaagagGCCACTAAGTGTTTTGAGGAGTTTTTAGGGCAAGTTATTTCTGCTATTCTTGAGGCAATCTTCGCTCGCTTGCCTTGGATGCAAAAACAGTGA
- the LOC128354913 gene encoding uncharacterized protein LOC128354913 translates to MKTLCVVIVVLSFTSVCQPASLACQKLMKPAETIPVLTGRWHGIAFSSEICVLPKLLGSVFWPSIALDVTAKDTANVYDVNLKMNTHGYCANQSETYFTRNNHIFDVDSNNLPVGDPHVMVQTGCPDCIVLKRNDILTIELYSRRSTVTADEMREFETQTECLGWKRPEVLKSEHDYDTCKIIDDDTDMNNPELKAIINERMENVKEDLVRCIREFIILILVKFFEAIIPG, encoded by the exons ATGAAGACTttgtgtgttgttattgttgtgctGAGTTTCACCTCAGTGTGCCAGCCTGCATCACTGGCCTGTCAGAAGCTGATGAAACCAGCGGAAACAATTCCAGTT TTGACTGGGAGATGGCACGGCATAGCCTTTTCCTCTGAAATCTGTGTGCTTCCCAAATTATTGGGCTCTGTTTTTTGGCCAAGTATTGCATTGGATGTTACTGCTAAAGACACGGCAAACGTTTATGATGTCAACCTTAAAATGAACAC GCACGGATATTGCGCCAATCAATCTGAAACATATTTCACTCGGAACAACCACATTTTTGATGTTGACAGCAACA ATCTCCCAGTTGGTGACCCACATGTAATGGTGCAAACTGGCTGTCCTGACTGCATTGTGTTGAAGAGAAATGACATCCTAACTATTGAACTCTACA GTAGGCGAAGCACTGTCACTGCTGACGAGATGAGGGAGtttgagacacagacagagtgtCTTGGCTGGAAGAGACCGGAAGTATTAAAGTCAGAACACG ACTATGACACCTGCAAGATCATTGATGACGATACTGATATGAATAACCCAGAATTAAAAGCTATAATTAATGAGAGGATGGAAAATGTGAAAGAAGACCTCGTTAGGTGTATTAGAGAGTTTATCATTCTCATTCTTGTTAAATTTTTTGAGGCAATCATCCCTGGCTAG
- the LOC128355315 gene encoding adenosine receptor A3-like has product MILIFINCFYRYRNTVTQRHSCFVVAACWLVAIPLSFAPMLGWYKQKTLSESANSTIVCRYIDVIPMSYLVYFSFFLCTLIPLLIMAVLYGYIFITIRGKLREKPGNSVQTQSYNYLKKERQLAGSLSLVFVLFALSWLPLQIMNCIAYFGGEDIVPIPAFYVGIMLSHVNSALNPVVYTFKIKKIKTTYLQIWRRCIDCGDNRQQSQCEQSA; this is encoded by the coding sequence ATGATACtaatatttattaattgtttCTATAGATACAGAAATACAGTCACACAGAGACATTCTTGCTTTGTGGTCGCAGCATGTTGGCTTGTTGCAATACCACTGAGTTTTGCACCTATGCTTGGATGGTACAAACAAAAGACCTTGTCTGAGTCAGCCAACTCTACAATTGTCTGCCGGTATATAGATGTGATCCCCATGTCATATCTCGTCTACTTTAGCTTTTTCCTCTGCACACTGATACCTCTGTTGATTATGGCTGTGTTGTACGGCTACATCTTCATTACCATTCGAGGAAAGCTTCGAGAGAAACCAGGCAACAGTGTCCAAACACAGTCTTACAACTACCTGAAGAAAGAGAGGCAGCTAGCAGGATCTCTGTCTCTGGTCTTCGTCTTGTTTGCCCTGTCCTGGCTCCCACTCCAGATCATGAACTGCATTGCTTACTTTGGTGGGGAGGATATTGTACCAATACCAGCCTTCTATGTTGGCATTATGCTTTCTCATGTTAACTCAGCTCTAAACCCAGTTGTGTACACGTTCAAAATCAAGAAGATCAAGACAACATACCTGCAGATCTGGCGGCGCTGTATTGACTGTGGAGACAACAGACAACAATCTCAGTGTGAACAGAGTGCCTGA